The following are encoded together in the Leucoraja erinacea ecotype New England chromosome 13, Leri_hhj_1, whole genome shotgun sequence genome:
- the dynlt3 gene encoding dynein light chain Tctex-type 3, with protein sequence MEDFQAADEGAFNVDETNNIVKECIDNVIGGVDYNHSKINQWIAAVVEQSLMHLVKMGKPYKYIVTCAVMQKSGAGLHTASSCYWDSSTDGSCTVRWESRTMYCVVSVFAVSIML encoded by the exons ATGGAGGACTTCCAGGCCGCTGATGAG GGTGCGTTCAATGTGGATGAAACCAACAATATTGTCAAAGAG TGCATCGACAATGTTATTGGAGGGGTTGATTATAATCACAGCAAGATCAATCAGTGGATTGCAGCTGTAGTTGAACAATCCCTGATGCATTTGGTTAAAATGGGAAAGCCATATAAATACATTG TGACCTGCGCAGTAATGCAGAAAAGTGGAGCTGGCCTCCATACAGCAAGTTCATGCTACTGGGACAGCAGTACTGATG GAAGTTGCACAGTGAGGTGGGAAAGCAGGACCATGTATTGTGTCGTCAGTGTGTTTGCTGTCAGCATTATGCTGTGA